One genomic window of Vidua macroura isolate BioBank_ID:100142 chromosome 16, ASM2450914v1, whole genome shotgun sequence includes the following:
- the LOC128815597 gene encoding chemerin-like receptor 1, protein MDSTSSSPSPFSASCPTEQPENATDHDYYSGLQKTMHILSMVVYSIACLLGVTGNGLVIWIAGFKMKKTMNSIWFLNLAIADFIFTFFLPLSIAYTALGFHWPFGKLLCKLNSTIAFLNMFASVFLLTVISIDRCVSVAFPVWSHNRRSPELAARIALGTWVLAVLLSSPYLVFRDTVVSSRNVTSCYNNFALSDDHTSEATRRLWRMRHKAMIITRFLCGFLIPFMVILICYSIVAVKLKRRQLANSAKPYRIIIAVTVSFFLCYFPYHVFSLLEISKNSSSHEMKLALYIGIPLVSSLAFFNSCINPILYVFVGPDFKEKFRQSILSTFEGAFSEESVLGSLTSRRKSRSASEVEVPRV, encoded by the coding sequence ATGGACAGCacctcttcttccccttcccccttctctgccagctgccccaCGGAGCAGCCTGAGAATGCCACTGACCATGACTACTACTCTGGGCTGCAGAAGACCATGCACATCCTCTCCATGGTGGTGTACAGCATCGCCTGTTTGCTGGGGGTGACAGGGAACGGCCTCGTCATTTGGATTGCAGGCTTCAAGATGAAGAAGACAATGAATTCCATCTGGTTCCTCAACCTGGCCATAGCTGACTTCATCTTTACCTTTTTCCTGCCCCTCAGCATCGCCTACACCGCCCTGGGCTTCCACTGGCCGTTTGGGAAGCTCCTGTGCAAGCTGAACAGCACCATCGCCTTCCTCAACATGTTTGCCAGCGTCTTCCTCCTGACGGTCATCAGCATCGACCGCTGCGTTTCTGTGGCCTTTCCCGTCTGGTCTCACAACCGCAGGAGCCCGGAGCTGGCGGCCAGGATCGCGCTGGGGACCTGGGTCCTGGCTGTCCTGCTCAGCTCCCCGTACCTCGTCTTTCGGGACACTGTGGTCAGCTCCAGGAACGTCACCAGCTGTTACAACAATTTCGCGCTGTCCGATGACCACACGTCGGAGGCAACGCGCAGGCTGTGGAGGATGCGGCACAAAGCGATGATCATCACGCGATTCCTTTGTGGGTTCCTCATCCCCTTCATGGTGATTCTCATCTGCTACAGCATTGTGGCTGTCAAGCTGAAAAGGAGGCAGTTGGCCAACTCTGCAAAGCCCTACAGAATCATCATTGCTGTCACAGTCTCGTTTTTCCTCTGTTACTTCCCCTATCACGTCTTCTCCTTGCTGGAAATATCCAAAAACTCTTCCAGCCATGAGATGAAACTGGCCCTTTACATAGGGATCCCCTTGGTTTCCAGCCTTGCTTTCTTCAACAGCTGCATCAACCCCATCCTGTATGTGTTTGTGGGGCCGGATTTCAAGGAGAAGTTTCGCCAGTCCATCCTGTCGACCTTCGAAGGGGCCTTCAGCGAGGAGTCGGTCCTGGGCAGCCTGACCAGCCGGCGCAAGTCCAGGTCTGCTTCGGAAGTGGAGGTCCCGAGGGTCTGA
- the PRPSAP2 gene encoding phosphoribosyl pyrophosphate synthase-associated protein 2, with product MFCVPSTEIGAIMNITKGGLVLFSANSNSSCMELSKRIAERLGVEMGKVQVYQEPNRETRVQIQESVRGKDVFIIQTVSKDVNTTIMELLIMVYACKTSCAKSIIGVIPYFPYSKQCKMRKRGSIVSKLLASMMCKAGLTHLITMDLHQKEIQGFFNIPVDNLRASPFLLQYIQEEIPDYRNAVIVAKSPASAKRAQSFAERLRLGIAVIHGEAQDAESDMVDGRHSPPTAKYVAAIHPSLEIPMLIPKEKPPITVVGDVGGRIAIIVDDIIDDVDSFLAAAETLKERGAYKIFVMATHGLLSSDAPRLIEESAIDEVVVTNTIPHEIQKLQCPKIKTVDISMILSEAIRRIHNGESMSYLFRNIGVDD from the exons ATGTTTTGTGTGCCATCAACTGAAATTGGGGCCATCATGAATATCACCAAGGGTGGGCTGGTGCTGTTCTCAGCTAATTCCAATTCCTCATGCATGGAACTGTCCAAGAGGATTGCTGA GCGCTTGGGAGTTGAGATGGGGAAGGTTCAGGTTTATCAAGAGCCAAACAGAG AAACACGAGTGCAGATTCAGGAGTCTGTGAGAGGAAAGGATGTATTTATCATCCAAACAGTTTCAAA GGATGTGAATACCACAATCATGGAGCTCCTGATCATGGTGTATGCATGTAAAACCTCCTGTGCCAAAAGCATTATTGGAGTGATTCCTTACTTCCCCTACAGCAAACAGTGCAAGATGAGGAAAAGGGGCTCCATTGTCTCCAAATTGCTGGCCTCCATGATGTGCAAAGCTG gactAACTCATCTTATTACCATGGATCTACATCAGAAGGAAATTCAGGGTTTCTTCAATATTCCAGTTGATAACTTGAGAGCATCCCCATTTTTACTCCAGTACATCCAAGAAGAG ATACCAGACTACAGGAATGCTGTAATTGTGGCCAAATCTCCTGCATCTGCAAAGAG GGCACAGTCGTTTGCTGAGCGCTTGCGGTTGGGAATCGCCGTGATCCACGGGGAAGCTCAGGATGCTGAGTCTGACATGGTGGACGGTCGGCACTCCCCTCCTACAGCCAAATACGTAGCTGCTATCCACCCCAGCCTGGAGATCCCCA TGCTGATTCCCAAGGAAAAACCACCCATCACAGTGGTTGGAGATGTAGGAGGAAGAATAGCTATCATTGTG GATGACATCATAGATGACGTTGACAGCTTTCTGGCTGCAGCTGAGACCCTCAAGGAGAGAGGGGCCTACAAGATCTTTGTCATGGCCACCCACGGGCTGCTGTCCTCAGATGCTCCCCGGCTGATCGAGGAGTCTGCCATCGATGAG gTGGTTGTTACAAACACAATTCCACATGAAATACAAAAACTTCAGTGCCCTAAAATCAAGACTGTGGATATCAGCATGATCCTGTCAGAAGCCATTCGCAGGATCCACAATGGGGAGTCCATGTCCTACCTTTTCAGGAATATAGGAGTGGATGATTGA
- the SHMT1 gene encoding serine hydroxymethyltransferase, cytosolic, translating to MASSTQGLPSAELWASHSKMVMEPLDSNDPEVHSIIKKEKQRQRLGLELIASENFASRAVLEALGSCMNNKYSEGYPGQRYYGGTEFVDELERLCQKRALQAYQLDPQKWGVNVQPYSGSPANFAVYTALVEPHGRIMGLDLPDGGHLTHGFMTDKKKISATSVFFESMPYKVNPKTGYIDYDKLEENARLFHPKLIIAGVSCYSRNLDYARMRKIADDNGAYLMADMAHISGLVAAGVVPSPFEHCDIVSTTTHKTLRGCRAGMIFYRKGTRSVDPKTGKETLYNLESLINQAVFPGLQGGPHNHAIAGIAVALHQAMTPEFKAYQQQVVANCKALSSALTEMGYDIVTGGSDNHLILVDLRSKGTDGGRAERVLELCSIACNKNTCPGDVSALRPSGLRFGTPALTSRGFRQDDFRKVAQYIHKGIELALRVQKDMSPKATLKEFKDKLEDPKYRGELKALKEEVEAFAGTFPLPGLPVL from the exons atggcGAGCTCCACACAGGGCCTCCCCAGCGCCGAGCTCTGGGCCTCCCATAGCAAGATGGTGATGGAGCCGCTGGACAGCAACGACCCAGAG GTGCACAGCATCATCAAGAAGGAGAAGCAGCGGCAGAGGTTGGGGCTGGAGTTAATTGCATCGGAGAACTTTGCAAGCCGAGCAGTCCTGGAGGCCCTGGGATCCTGCATGAACAACAAATACTCCGAGGGTTACCCAGGACAGAG GTACTACGGCGGGACGGAGTTTGTGGACGAGCTGGAAAGGCTGTGCCAGAAGCGAGCCCTGCAGGCTTACCAGCTCGACCCCCAGAAGTGGGGAGTCAATGTCCAGCCCTACTCAG GGTCACCCGCAAACTTTGCGGTGTACACGGCCCTGGTGGAGCCCCACGGCAGGATCATGGGGCTGGACCTGCCCGATGGTGGCCACCTCACCCACGGCTTCATGACGGACAAGAAGAAGATCTCTGCCACCTCTGTCTTCTTCGAGTCCATGCCCTACAAG gTCAACCCCAAGACCGGTTACATTGACTATGACAAGCTGGAGGAGAACGCCCGGCTCTTCCACCCCAAGCTGATCATAGCAG GTGTCAGCTGCTACTCGCGGAACCTGGACTACGCCCGCATGCGGAAGATCGCCGACGACAACGGGGCCTACCTGATGGCCGACATGGCCCACATCAGCGGGCTGGTGGCCGCCGGCGTGGTGCCCTCGCCCTTCGAGCACTGCGACATCGTCTCCACCACCACCCACAAGACCCTGCGGGGCTGCAGGGCCGGCATGATCTTCTACCGCAAAG GCACACGCAGCGTGGACCCCAAGACAGGCAAGGAGACCCTCTACAACCTGGAGAGCCTCATCAACCAGGCGGtgttcccagggctgcagggaggccCGCACAACCACGCCATTGCAG GGATCGCCGTGGCGCTGCATCAGGCCATGACACCCGAGTTCAAGGCTTACCAGCAGCAGGTGGTGGCCAACTGCAAGGCACTCTCATCAGCACTGACAGAGATGGGCTACGACATCGTCACAG GGGGCTCTGACAATCACCTGATCCTCGTGGACCTGCGCAGCAAAGGCACGGACGGCGGCCGGGCCGAGCGCgtgctggagctctgctccaTCGCCTGCAACAAGAACACGTGCCCTG GTGATGTCAGTGCCCTGCGGCCCAGCGGCCTCCGCTTCGGCACGCCGGCTCTCACCTCGCGCGGCTTCCGGCAGGACGATTTCCGCAAGGTGGCCCAGTACATCCACAAAG GGATCGAGCTGGCTCTGCGTGTGCAGAAGGACATGAGCCCCAAGGCCACGCTGAAGGAATTCAAGGACAAATTGGAGGACCCAAAATACCGTGGGGAGCTGAAGGCACTGAAGGAAGAGGTAGAAGCCTTCGCAGGCACGTTCCCGCTCCCGGGGCTGCCTGTCCTGTAA